From one Dermacentor silvarum isolate Dsil-2018 chromosome 3, BIME_Dsil_1.4, whole genome shotgun sequence genomic stretch:
- the LOC125944013 gene encoding uncharacterized protein LOC125944013, which produces MRLSAYAHDLRGPEKRRYEEKVHLCSGVDPYDYDGDEAVCDVNLLPRVEFTDIKDYLVHGTSFVTREDLKAYKSMEAHNYVTSGWVQQPRVRDLGDGRCVVVGNAFCDKPFEPWLLAKEDGEIVNAHCTCKAGLGEACSHIAALLFYIEVVVRMRDGKACTDEENAWLPPYVRHLEGKRCSDVDFASARAKKVRMDAGEASRVYRRQGKTVKSTTDEEWSSFLSACHGSRNRPVLLSVHEPYAQDFVPVAVKFLQAILTNLHKDEAPGTDAALREHCTEVMRTLTIEPQVATLVEAETKEQAKSTKWFAFRAGRITASNAKVVCRTSITSPSLSLRKKICYPQDTRFWSPQTAWGRDREEVARRAYTSASASIHVNFKCVVSGLQISQEQPFLAATPDGLISCTCCGDGVLEIKCPYNGRDKTVGELAMTQSACIVLQGGKLRLRTDHAYYYQSLDQQRQL; this is translated from the exons ATGAGGCTTAGTGCCTACGCGCATGACCTCCGGGGTCCGGAGAAACGTCGTTACGAGGAGAAAGTTCATCTTTGCAGTGGCGTCGACCCATATGACTACGACGGCGACGAAGCTGTGTGCGACGTGAACCTTCTTCCGCGTGTGGAGTTCACGGACATAAAAGACTACCTCGTTCACGGCACAAGTTTCGTGACCAGGGAGGACCTAAAGGCCTACAAGTCGATGGAGGCCCACAACTATGTAACAAGTGGATGGGTGCAACAGCCACGGGTGAGGGACCTCGGAGACGGCcgctgcgtcgtcgtcggaaaT GCATTTTGTGACAAGCCATTCGAGCCTTGGCTCTTAGCAAAAGAAGACGGCGAGATCGTGAATGCTCACTGCACTTGCAAGGCGGGCCTCGGGGAGGCTTGTTCACACATTGCAGCCCTGTTGTTTTACATAGAGGTTGTGGTGAGAATGAGAGATGGCAAAGCATGCACCGATGAAGAGAATGCCTGGCTGCCACCCTATGtgcggcaccttgaaggcaagcGGTGCTCTGATGTGGATTTTGCTTCAGCACGAGCCAAGAAAGTACGCATGGATGCAGGAGAAGCAAGCCGTGTTTACAGACGGCAGGGCAAGACCGTTAAAAGTACCACAGACGAAGAGTGGTCATCGTTTTTGTCGGCCTGTCATGGGAGCAGGAACCGGCCAGTTCTCTTATCTGTACACGAACCATATGCACAAGATTTTGTTCCAGTTGCCGTGAAATTCCTGCAGGCCATCCTGACAAACTTGCACAAAGACGAAGCTCCAGGAACCGATGCCGCTCTGAGAGAGCACTGCACAGAAGTAATGAGGACCCTTACCATTGAGCCACAG GTTGCTACCTTGGTTGAAGCAGAGACGAAAGAGCAAGCGAAGTCCACCAAGTGGTTCGCATTTCGAGCAGGCCGCATCACAGCATCAAATGCCAAAGTAGTATGTAGGACTTCCATAACCAGCCCCTCTCTCTCGCTGCGGAAGAAGATTTGCTACCCTCAAGACACAAGGTTCTGGTCCCCGCAGACAGCATGGGGTAGGGACCGTGAAGAAGTAGCACGAAGAGCATACACAAGTGCCTCGGCCAGTATTCACGTGAACTTCAAGTGCGTTGTTTCAGGTCTGCAGATATCCCAAGAGCAGCCATTCttggctgctacgcctgatggCCTCATCAGTTGCACCTGCTGTGGTGATGGGGTGCTTGAGATCAAGTGCCCATACAATGGCCGCGATAAAACCGTGGGGGAGCTGGCAATGACTCAATCAGCTTGCATAGTTTTGCAGGGAGGAAAGCTGAGGCTTCGGACAGATCATGCCTACTATTACCAG TCATTGGACCAACAGAGGCAGCTGTGA
- the LOC125943710 gene encoding uncharacterized protein LOC125943710 — MVNCAVFGCNNHTKKKPGDENASDVGFFCIPKVIVNQCKHTKDVTERRRAEWLRRINRKDLDNSATHYRVCGKHFISGRPSYAMAETDPDWAPSLHLGHGKPRSSDSSLSRHTRHLKRLQKKHKPLQPLQPCLDDDSALPMPLQCENDNAEVEEPEITIQEECSGTEKRDFGQNTELTMLQIKLLEDENNRLLSELVDTKSKLGTHMLTEDCLKEKPDMLQFYTGLPSFDLLWALFLLLEGSVSHTSQNCLTKFQEMLVFLIRLRLNVPLQDLAYRFHVSRATISRVINKWLDVAFVRLERAVVWPKREVLRKTMPMVFRKSFGTDVVVILDCFEVFIERPSSMLFRSQTWSTYKNHNTVKYLIGIAPQGNITFISRGWCGRTSDKAITEGCKVLDNLLPGDMVLADRGFTISDSVGIRSARLVMPAFTKGKPQLSAFQVEKTRRVANVRIHV; from the exons ATGGTGAACTGTGCCGTGTTTGGTTGCAACAACCACACCAAAAAGAAGCCCGGAGATGAGAACGCATCCGATGTCGGCTTTTTCTGCATCCCAAAAGTCATCGTAAATCAGTGCAAGCATACGAAAGATGTCACGGAGCGACGAAGAGCGGAGTGGCTCCGGCGTATCAATCGGAAAGACCTGGACAACTCTGCAACCCACTACCGCGTGTGCGGTAAACACTTCATTTCCG GACGCCCTTCGTACGCAATGGCTGAAACTGATCCGGACTGGGCGCCGTCTCTGCATCTTGGACACGGAAAGCCAAGGAGCAGCGACAGTTCACTATCCCG ACACACCAGGCATCTAAAAAGGCTGCAAAAAAAGCACAAGCCGCTCCAGCCACTGCAACCCTGCTTAGATGATGACAGCGCGCTTCCCATGCCACTGCAATGCGAAAACGATAATGCAGAAGTTGAAGAGCCTGAGATAACCATCCAGGAAGAATGCAGCGGTACTG AGAAGAGAGACTTTGGGCAAAACACAGAGCTAACAATGCTTCAAATAAAGCTGCTTGAGGATGAAAATAACCGTCTCCTCTCGGAATTGGTTGACACCAAAAGCAAGCTTGGCACTCACATGCTGACTGAAGACTGCCTCAAAGAGAAACCAGACATGCTGCAGTTTTACACTGGGTTGCCAAGCTTTGATCTGTTGTGGGCACTTTTCCTGCTTTTAGAAGGAAGTGTATCTCATACAAGCCAGAACTGCTTGACAAAGTTCCAGGAAATGCTTGTCTTCCTCATTCGTCTCCGCCTCAACGTGCCATTGCAAGATTTGGCTTACAG GTTCCATGTGTCCCGGGCCACAATCTCGCGAGTGATCAACAAGTGGCTAGACGTCGCTTTCGTTCGTCTTGAACGAGCAGTAGTATGGCCAAAACGTGAGGTCTTGCGTAAAACAATGCCAATGGTATTTAGGAAATCATTTGGGACAGACGTAGTTGTCATACTCGACTGCTTTGAGGTGTTTATAGAACGACCTTCATCAATGCTGTTTCGATCACAGACATGGTCTACCTATAAAAACCACAATACAGTTAAATATCTCATTGGCATTGCCCCTCAGGGAAATATAACCTTCATATCACGTGGCTGGTGTGGCCGCACTAGTGACAAGGCTATAACTGAAGGCTGCAAAGTGCTTGACAATCTTCTACCTGGCGACATGGTTCTAGCGGACAGAGGCTTCACGATATCGGACTCCGTGGGAATACGTTCCGCTAGGTTGGTGATGCCTGCATTCACAAAAGGCAAGCCACAACTTTCGGCTTTCCAGGTAGAGAAAACACGCAGGGTCGCTAATGTGCGCATACATGTGTAA